In Carya illinoinensis cultivar Pawnee chromosome 6, C.illinoinensisPawnee_v1, whole genome shotgun sequence, a single genomic region encodes these proteins:
- the LOC122312572 gene encoding uncharacterized protein LOC122312572 has protein sequence MDPFSNFDDDYSDHELDMMQAIAMISEGTSSTPRRTPQRRRFIRRDSFEGHQRLWNDYFAETPTYPPHLFRRRFRLSRDLFLRIHAAVVSHDDYFVQKRDASGRLGLSSLQKMTATIRMLAYGVTADLMDEYIRIGESTARQSMKKFVKAIVSIFGNEYLRSPNSSDIVRLLDAGQRRGFPGMLGSIDCMHWKWKNCPTAWKGMYSGHVNEPTIILEAIASYDLWIWHAFFGLPGSHNNINVLDRSSVFAVLAEGRAPTCNYTINGHEYTMGYYLADGIYPSWATLVKTIPCPQGNKKKHFAAYQESTRKDVERAFGVLQGRFAIVRGPARFFRLEVLKDIMYACIILHNMIVEDERHLYLGADQFIYEQTEETPDEPISRGNIPEFIEFIAQHHRIRNRGTHSQLQADLIDHLWNIHGRT, from the coding sequence ATGGAtcccttttcaaattttgatgatgattattCTGATCATGAGTTGGATATGATGCAAGCAATTGCAATGATATCCGAGGGAACATCTTCTACACCTCGTCGTACTCCTCAACGTCGTAGGTTCATTAGACGTGATTCATTCGAAGGTCATCAACGCCTTTGGAATGATTATTTTGCTGAAACACCAACATATCCGCCCCATCTTTTTAGAAGAAGGTTTCGATTGAGTCGTGATCTTTTTTTACGTATACATGCTGCAGTAGTCTCCCACGATGATTATTTTGTCCAAAAGAGAGATGCTAGTGGGAGGCTTGGATTGTCTTCCCTTCAAAAGATGACTGCAACGATTAGGATGCTAGCATATGGGGTCACTGCAGATCTAATGGACGAGTACATCAGAATTGGAGAAAGTACGGCACGGCAAAGCATGAAGAAATTTGTTAAGGCAATTGTCTCAATTTTTGGCAATGAGTATTTGAGATCTCCAAACAGCAGTGATATAGTGAGGTTACTAGATGCCGGACAAAGACGTGGATTCCCAGGTATGTTGGGTAGCATTGATTGTATGCACTGGAAATGGAAGAATTGTCCTACTGCATGGAAAGGTATGTATTCTGGTCATGTaaatgaaccaactattattttagaggCTATTGCATCttatgatctttggatatgGCATGCTTTTTTTGGTTTGCCTGGATCGCATAACAATATCAACGTACTTGATCGTTCTTCTGTTTTTGCTGTGTTGGCCGAAGGTCGTGCTCCTACGTGCAATTACACAATCAATGGTCATGAATATACAATGGGATATTATCTTGCAGATGGTATATATCCTTCGTGGGCAACATTAGTGAAAACAATTCCATGTCCTCagggaaataagaaaaaacacttTGCCGCTTACCAGGAGTCTACTCGGAAAGATGTGGAGCGTGCATTCGGAGTACTCCAAGGTAGATTTGCAATTGTGCGTGGACCTGCAAGGTTTTTTCGTCTTGAAGTACTAAAAGACATTATGTACGCATGCATTATCTTACATAATATGATCGTTGAAGATGAGCGGCATCTATATCTCGGGGCTGATCAATTCATTTATGAACAAACGGAAGAGACTCCAGATGAGCCAATTTCACGTGGTAATATACCTGAATTCATAGAGTTCATTGCACAACATCATCGAATTAGAAATAGAGGCACTCATAGTCAACTCCAGGCTGACCTTATCGATCATTTATGGAATATTCATGGACGTACCTAA